The following coding sequences lie in one Phragmites australis chromosome 8, lpPhrAust1.1, whole genome shotgun sequence genomic window:
- the LOC133927077 gene encoding serine/threonine/tyrosine-protein kinase HT1-like: MLSCFRLPRPAGGDTGQAAASPRRPSLPFATSLFAASPSTSGRGKSPWPSEADDMEKKRWDSMESWSMLLDTVMGPAGEGSRDSGRREEWMADLSQLFIGNKFASGANSRIYRGIYKQRAVAVKMVRIPERDEARRAVLEDQFNSEVAFLSRLYHPNVVQFIAACKKPPVYCIITEYMSQGTLRMYLNKKDPYSLSPETILKLALDISRGMEYLHAQGVIHRDLKSQNLLLNDEMRVKVADFGTSCLETRCQATKGNKGTYRWMAPEMTKEKPYTRKVDVYSFGIVLWELTTCLLPFQGMTPVQAAYAASEKNLRPPLSSSCPPVLNNLIKRCWSANPARRPEFSYIVSVLEKYDHCVKEGTPVMAHQELRLWRSFAKIFRMGCITNNLSIPVHA, translated from the exons ATGCTTTCTTGCTTCCGGCTGCCGCGGCCGGCAGGCGGGGACACGGGCCAGGCCGCGGCGTCCCCCCGGCGGCCGTCGCTACCGTTCGCGACGAGCCTGTTCGCGGCGTCCCCGTCGACGTCGGGGAGGGGGAAGAGCCCGTGGCCGTCGGAGGCGGACGACATGGAGAAGAAGCGGTGGGACAGCATGGAGTCGTGGTCGATGCTGTTGGACACGGTCATGGGCCCGGCCGGCGAGGGCTCCCGGGACAGCGGGCGGCGGGAGGAATGGATGGCCGACCTCTCGCAGCTCTTCATCGGCAACAAGTTCGCCTCCGGCGCCAACAGCCGCATCTACCGCGGCATCTACAAGCAGCGCGCCGTCGCCGTCAAGATGGTCCGCATCCCCGAGCGCGACGAGGCCCGCCGCGCCGTCCTCGAGGACCAGTTCAACTCCGAGGTCGCCTTCCTCTCCCGCCTCTACCACCCCAACGTTGTGCAG TTCATCGCGGCGTGCAAGAAGCCGCCGGTGTACTGCATCATCACGGAGTACATGTCCCAGGGGACGCTGCGGATGTACCTGAACAAGAAGGACCCGTACTCGCTGTCGCCGGAGACGATCCTGAAGCTGGCGCTGGACATCTCGCGGGGCATGGAGTACCTGCACGCGCAGGGCGTGATCCACCGCGACCTCAAGTCCCAGAATCTGCTGCTCAACGACGAGATGCGCGTCAAGGTGGCCGACTTCGGCACGTCCTGCCTCGAGACCCGGTGCCAGGCCACCAAGGGCAACAAGGGCACCTACCGGTGGATGGCGCCGGAGATGACCAAGGAGAAGCCCTACACCCGCAAGGTCGACGTCTACAGCTTCGGCATCGTGCTCTGGGAGCTCACCACCTGCCTCCTCCCCTTCCAGGGCATGACGCCCGTCCAGGCTGCCTACGCCGCCTCCGAGAAG AACCTGCGCCCGCCGCTGTCGAGCTCGTGCCCGCCGGTTCTGAACAATCTGATCAAGAGGTGCTGGTCGGCGAACCCGGCGAGGCGGCCGGAGTTCAGCTACATCGTGTCGGTGCTGGAGAAGTACGACCACTGCGTCAAGGAGGGGACGCCGGTGATGGCGCACCAGGAGCTCAGGCTCTGGCGCTCCTTCGCCAAGATCTTCAGGATGGGGTGCATCACCAACAACTTGTCCATACCGGTGCATGCGTGA